A genomic window from Candidatus Polarisedimenticolia bacterium includes:
- a CDS encoding amidohydrolase family protein — MRNALGATLVLGVLLLAASASSPASAAPPPAPAAPLRTMVIRCGRLLDVRTGALKEGAQVVVVGDRIERVLDASAKAPDGAVVHDLSAYTVLPGLIDAHTHTFLQPGDYDVQLLKQSLPRRTLQAANSARALLLAGFTAIRDLETEGAMFGDAALRDAITDGITPGPRMQVATRAISTTGNYALLGYAPGVAVPKGVQIADGPWEIRKAVREQIEGGADWIKFYADYRKFQPTGEIIDLRVTMTQEEMDALVDEASRRHRPVSAHCYGDEATRAAVRAGVRSVEHGLFLDDTTLKMMLDKGVYYCPTLTAYQTSYDETPTPAWKKVVDGHRDTFQRALRMKLKIASGSDAGDFPPGDAARELVLMVEAGMPALKAIQAATIVDADLLGWQDRIGAVEPGKLADLIAVEGNPLADISAVRRVRFVMKGGEVYLNPSGIR, encoded by the coding sequence ATGAGGAACGCCCTCGGTGCGACACTCGTGCTCGGCGTACTCCTTCTCGCCGCGTCCGCGTCGAGCCCGGCCTCCGCCGCCCCGCCCCCCGCGCCGGCCGCCCCCTTGCGGACGATGGTGATCCGCTGCGGCCGCCTCCTCGACGTGCGCACCGGGGCCCTCAAGGAGGGGGCCCAGGTGGTCGTCGTCGGGGATCGGATCGAGCGCGTCCTGGACGCCTCCGCGAAGGCCCCGGACGGCGCCGTCGTCCACGACCTGTCGGCGTACACCGTCCTGCCCGGCCTGATCGACGCGCACACCCACACTTTCCTGCAGCCCGGCGATTACGACGTGCAGCTCCTGAAGCAGTCGCTCCCGCGCCGCACCCTGCAGGCGGCCAACTCGGCGCGGGCGCTGCTCCTGGCCGGGTTCACCGCCATCCGCGACCTCGAGACCGAAGGGGCGATGTTCGGCGACGCCGCCCTGCGCGATGCGATCACCGACGGGATCACGCCGGGACCCAGGATGCAGGTGGCGACCCGCGCCATCTCGACCACCGGGAACTACGCCCTGCTCGGCTATGCCCCGGGCGTCGCGGTGCCGAAGGGGGTGCAGATCGCCGACGGCCCGTGGGAGATCCGAAAGGCGGTGCGCGAGCAGATCGAGGGGGGCGCAGACTGGATCAAGTTCTACGCCGACTACCGCAAGTTCCAGCCGACCGGCGAGATCATCGACCTGCGCGTCACCATGACCCAGGAGGAGATGGACGCATTGGTCGACGAGGCCTCCCGCCGGCACCGCCCGGTGTCGGCCCACTGCTACGGCGACGAGGCGACTCGCGCCGCCGTCCGCGCGGGAGTGCGATCCGTCGAGCACGGCCTGTTCCTCGACGACACGACACTCAAGATGATGCTCGACAAGGGGGTCTACTACTGCCCGACCCTGACCGCCTACCAGACGTCCTACGACGAGACGCCGACCCCCGCCTGGAAGAAGGTCGTGGACGGCCACCGCGACACGTTCCAGCGCGCCCTGAGGATGAAGCTGAAGATCGCCTCCGGGAGCGATGCCGGCGACTTCCCGCCGGGGGACGCCGCCCGCGAGCTCGTGCTGATGGTCGAAGCCGGCATGCCGGCGCTCAAGGCGATCCAGGCCGCCACCATCGTGGACGCCGATCTGCTCGGCTGGCAGGACCGCATCGGCGCCGTCGAGCCGGGTAAGCTCGCCGACCTCATCGCCGTCGAGGGGAACCCGCTGGCCGACATTTCCGCCGTCCGCCGCGTCCGCTTCGTCATGAAGGGCGGCGAGGTCTACCTGAATCCCTCAGGAATTCGCTAG
- a CDS encoding methyltransferase domain-containing protein codes for MRVKRDFNQIYRDEDDPWAIGAADSDRYALYRSYIRERKPSGGAVLDIGCGFGAFLAHYKDAFQRLDGVDVSALAIEKGRRRFPFLRFFQGSAAGLDRIPGLAGRYDLIVYSDVICYLNEADRNASLRWIADHLADDGLAFVAAWTPGGNYLAPDELERLVRRHLRLEQERILRTGHAVFLARRRRRLVAVTLDYETWHPIPEGRTIDWESDVFRPTTEFLRVAGGAKAPLTLMAEAGEYLWLRKNEPAIARRMETQWQEALRGGHDVQLHLHPSWLPELGARHEGDVWTWDWSKAKAADYPFDLGAKIAECRTALESTLRPIDPSYRVVAFRAGGYQAQPFTRLYDVLTAAGISCDSSVHAGGHSTERGYDYRLAFSRHQPYFAARHDPQLLAPPDERGIVELPLFAWRPGERWSLDGPEGGRFADRLLQHLEDESASFRPTEAYRRARRIRAWLGLRYASLRPLRGVLNRLIPRGLAHLLPDYPPSAVGHEYFVLIGHTKGEHDFEAIAAGLRRLERDGGAEIVSLSDMARIARAELVDSSPDDASDSAAWQVRREYQSIMGSDRNETQSRRLQDMIPLDRERILDLGCGAGYWTSAIARRYPWMQVEGIDYGAEFLAKAGREQRLDRARFLRGDIARLPFRDGAFDCVYADNTLEHSFSVSATLSESHRVLRPGGVLVAALPSDARNPRRICDNHTWKTAPDDVRTRLLVAGFRDLFIEEVDTYRDLGMPPYPPADDRMIYLRATRRPSDATRLERAREATAWVYRALSPEKSSEGNDPVAILSGGVAFCWGYAVVLGALLRREGFDVRWLSMLARDHPRGRGKERTDSHEVVLARCDGAEVILDPMSNTVIPHPFLEVLRRPALAAPKPDPDERYAARGYSLYSTAFWYERIFEYALRSDTSERPRWRRRPIEAAPR; via the coding sequence ATGAGAGTTAAGCGGGACTTCAACCAGATCTACCGGGACGAGGACGATCCCTGGGCGATCGGCGCGGCCGACTCCGATCGCTATGCCCTGTACCGCAGCTACATCCGCGAGCGCAAGCCGTCGGGGGGCGCGGTGCTCGACATCGGCTGCGGCTTCGGGGCGTTCCTGGCCCACTACAAGGACGCGTTCCAGAGGCTCGACGGTGTCGACGTCAGCGCCCTGGCGATCGAGAAGGGGCGGCGCCGCTTTCCGTTCCTCCGCTTCTTCCAGGGCTCCGCCGCCGGGCTCGATCGGATACCCGGCCTCGCCGGACGCTACGACCTGATCGTCTACAGCGACGTCATCTGCTACCTGAACGAGGCCGACCGGAACGCGTCCCTCCGCTGGATCGCCGATCACCTGGCGGACGACGGCCTGGCCTTCGTGGCCGCCTGGACCCCCGGCGGCAACTACCTGGCCCCCGACGAGCTCGAGCGGCTGGTGCGCCGGCACCTGCGGCTCGAGCAGGAACGCATCCTCCGGACCGGGCATGCCGTCTTCCTGGCCCGGCGCAGGCGTCGCCTGGTGGCCGTGACCCTGGACTACGAGACCTGGCACCCGATCCCGGAGGGGCGGACCATCGACTGGGAGTCCGACGTCTTCCGCCCCACGACCGAATTCCTGAGGGTCGCCGGCGGCGCGAAGGCGCCTCTCACCCTGATGGCCGAGGCCGGGGAGTACCTCTGGCTGCGAAAGAACGAGCCCGCCATCGCGAGAAGGATGGAAACCCAGTGGCAGGAAGCCCTTCGCGGAGGGCACGACGTCCAGCTGCACCTGCATCCCTCCTGGCTTCCCGAGCTCGGGGCGCGGCATGAAGGGGACGTCTGGACCTGGGACTGGTCGAAGGCGAAGGCGGCCGACTACCCGTTCGACCTGGGGGCGAAGATCGCGGAGTGCCGGACGGCCCTCGAGTCGACGCTCCGTCCGATCGATCCCTCCTACCGCGTCGTCGCCTTCCGGGCCGGCGGCTACCAGGCGCAGCCGTTCACCCGACTGTACGACGTCCTGACGGCCGCCGGGATCTCCTGCGACTCCTCGGTGCACGCGGGCGGCCACTCGACCGAGCGCGGCTACGATTACCGCCTGGCCTTCTCGCGCCACCAGCCGTACTTCGCGGCCCGGCACGACCCGCAGCTCCTGGCCCCTCCGGACGAGCGGGGCATCGTCGAGCTGCCCCTGTTCGCCTGGCGGCCGGGGGAGAGGTGGTCGCTCGACGGCCCGGAGGGAGGGCGGTTCGCCGACCGACTGCTGCAGCATCTCGAGGACGAGAGCGCGAGCTTCCGGCCGACCGAAGCCTATCGGCGGGCCCGAAGAATCCGGGCCTGGCTGGGCCTCAGGTACGCCTCGCTGAGGCCGCTGCGCGGCGTGCTGAACCGCCTGATCCCGCGCGGGCTGGCGCACCTCCTGCCCGACTATCCTCCGTCCGCCGTGGGGCACGAGTACTTCGTGCTGATCGGACACACCAAGGGAGAGCACGACTTCGAGGCGATCGCGGCCGGGTTGCGGCGCCTGGAGCGCGATGGCGGCGCCGAGATCGTGTCGCTGTCGGACATGGCGCGCATCGCCCGGGCCGAGCTCGTGGACTCGTCGCCCGACGATGCGAGCGACAGCGCCGCCTGGCAGGTGCGCCGCGAGTACCAGTCGATCATGGGGAGCGATCGCAACGAGACGCAGTCCCGTCGGCTGCAGGACATGATCCCGCTCGATCGGGAGAGGATCCTCGACCTCGGCTGCGGCGCGGGCTACTGGACGTCGGCGATCGCGCGGCGTTACCCGTGGATGCAGGTCGAAGGGATCGATTACGGGGCGGAGTTTCTCGCCAAGGCGGGGCGGGAGCAGCGCCTCGACCGCGCCCGTTTCCTGCGCGGGGACATCGCGCGGCTGCCGTTCCGGGACGGCGCCTTCGATTGCGTCTACGCCGACAACACACTGGAGCACTCGTTCTCGGTGAGCGCGACGCTGTCGGAGTCCCATCGCGTCCTGCGCCCGGGCGGAGTCCTGGTGGCGGCGCTGCCGAGCGACGCCCGGAATCCCCGGCGCATCTGCGACAACCACACCTGGAAGACCGCCCCGGACGACGTGCGGACACGGCTTCTCGTGGCGGGGTTCCGCGATCTCTTCATCGAGGAGGTCGACACCTACCGCGACCTGGGCATGCCCCCCTACCCGCCGGCGGACGACCGGATGATCTACCTGCGAGCCACCCGAAGGCCCTCGGACGCGACCCGGCTGGAGCGAGCCAGGGAAGCGACCGCCTGGGTCTACCGGGCCCTCAGCCCCGAGAAGTCCTCGGAGGGGAACGATCCCGTCGCCATCCTGTCCGGCGGCGTGGCCTTCTGCTGGGGGTACGCGGTGGTCCTGGGCGCCCTCCTGCGCCGGGAAGGGTTCGACGTGCGCTGGCTGTCGATGCTCGCCCGCGATCACCCGCGAGGCCGCGGGAAGGAACGGACCGACTCGCACGAGGTGGTCCTGGCGCGCTGCGACGGAGCCGAGGTGATCCTCGACCCGATGTCGAACACCGTCATCCCGCACCCGTTCCTGGAGGTCCTGCGGCGTCCGGCGCTGGCCGCGCCGAAACCGGACCCCGACGAGCGCTATGCCGCCCGCGGCTACTCTCTCTATTCGACCGCCTTCTGGTACGAGCGGATCTTCGAGTACGCCCTGCGATCCGATACGTCCGAAAGGCCCCGCTGGCGCCGCCGTCCCATCGAGGCGGCGCCGCGCTGA
- a CDS encoding amino acid permease — MNVSALFRTKSVDRITRESEAGTGHTLKRTLTWLDLTMLGIGAVIGTGIFAAIGTATAGNADRPGAGPAIIVSFVLTAVACIFSALCYAEFAAMIPISGSAYTYAYATLGEMIAWIIGWDLIIEYAVGNIAVAISWAKHFNDVLQHAFGLRIPEWLTIDYETATRTPEIIAAAPRIFGIPVVMNIAAVAIVALITWVLVIGVKESAVFNNVMVGIKLVILLMFVWVGFKYVKPEHFTPFMPNGWLGVQAGAALIFFAYIGFDAVSTAAEETRNPKRDIPIGIIGSLFICTVIYVAVAAVLVGIIPWQDLGVADPLPKALAFIKLDWAAGVVSFGAVVAMTAVLLIFQYGQPRIFFSMSRDGLLPKRFAAIHPRYRTPHVTTIWTGVFVAFFALISPLDKIVELTNIGTLFAFVLVCLGVMILRHTDPHRHRPFKTPWIPLLPIWLVIVYYLPGEILHADWSKRAEYTVVLLLAVTGAVFSVIGLTAWIRRRKIPELVKTEFALAGIGSCVWLMAGLPALTWWRFAGWLAIGMAIYTLYGYRHSRMGDGVTPMPKQLNFLAPIAAVAAFATWWGCPHPWSLIVPILILLAMSFYALHVTQRRTA; from the coding sequence ATGAACGTCTCTGCCCTGTTCCGCACGAAGAGCGTCGATCGGATCACCCGCGAATCCGAGGCCGGCACCGGCCACACCCTGAAGCGCACCCTCACCTGGCTCGACCTGACCATGCTCGGCATCGGCGCCGTCATCGGCACCGGGATCTTCGCCGCCATCGGCACGGCGACGGCGGGGAACGCCGACCGTCCCGGGGCCGGGCCGGCGATCATCGTATCGTTCGTCCTGACGGCCGTGGCGTGCATCTTCTCGGCGCTCTGCTACGCCGAGTTCGCGGCGATGATCCCGATCTCCGGCAGCGCCTACACCTACGCCTACGCCACGCTCGGCGAGATGATCGCCTGGATCATCGGCTGGGACCTGATCATCGAGTACGCCGTCGGGAACATCGCGGTGGCCATCTCGTGGGCGAAGCATTTCAACGACGTCCTGCAGCATGCCTTCGGCCTGCGCATCCCCGAGTGGCTGACCATCGACTACGAGACGGCGACGCGGACGCCCGAGATCATCGCCGCGGCGCCGAGGATATTCGGCATACCGGTCGTCATGAACATCGCGGCGGTGGCGATCGTCGCCCTGATCACCTGGGTCCTGGTCATCGGCGTGAAAGAGAGCGCCGTCTTCAACAACGTCATGGTCGGGATCAAGCTGGTGATCCTCCTGATGTTCGTCTGGGTCGGGTTCAAGTACGTGAAGCCGGAGCACTTCACGCCGTTCATGCCGAACGGCTGGCTGGGGGTGCAGGCCGGGGCGGCGCTGATCTTTTTCGCCTACATAGGATTCGACGCCGTCTCGACCGCCGCGGAGGAGACGCGCAACCCGAAGCGCGACATCCCGATCGGCATCATCGGGTCGCTGTTCATCTGCACGGTCATCTACGTGGCGGTGGCCGCCGTCCTGGTCGGCATCATTCCGTGGCAGGACCTGGGGGTCGCCGACCCGCTGCCGAAGGCGCTGGCCTTCATCAAGCTCGACTGGGCCGCGGGAGTGGTGTCCTTCGGCGCGGTGGTGGCGATGACGGCGGTGCTCCTGATCTTCCAGTACGGCCAGCCGCGCATCTTCTTCTCGATGTCGCGCGACGGCCTGCTGCCGAAGAGGTTCGCCGCCATCCACCCGCGCTACCGCACGCCGCACGTCACGACGATCTGGACCGGGGTGTTCGTGGCCTTCTTCGCGCTGATCTCGCCGCTCGACAAGATCGTCGAGCTGACCAACATCGGCACGCTCTTCGCCTTCGTCCTGGTCTGCCTGGGCGTCATGATCCTGCGGCACACCGATCCGCACCGCCACCGGCCGTTCAAGACGCCGTGGATCCCCCTCCTGCCGATCTGGCTCGTCATCGTCTATTACCTGCCAGGTGAGATCCTGCACGCCGACTGGAGCAAGCGCGCCGAGTACACGGTAGTGCTGCTGCTGGCGGTGACCGGTGCGGTCTTCTCGGTCATCGGGCTGACCGCGTGGATACGCCGCCGCAAGATACCCGAGCTCGTCAAGACGGAGTTCGCACTGGCCGGGATCGGTTCCTGTGTCTGGCTGATGGCCGGCCTCCCGGCCCTCACCTGGTGGCGCTTCGCCGGCTGGCTGGCGATCGGCATGGCGATCTACACGCTCTACGGCTACCGCCACAGCAGGATGGGAGACGGCGTGACGCCGATGCCGAAGCAGCTGAACTTCCTCGCGCCGATCGCCGCGGTCGCCGCGTTCGCGACCTGGTGGGGCTGCCCGCACCCGTGGAGCCTGATCGTCCCGATCCTGATCCTTCTCGCGATGTCCTTTTATGCGCTGCACGTCACCCAAAGACGGACGGCTTAG
- a CDS encoding pitrilysin family protein, which yields MTSRRRRTRGRGGLRAGARAAKPRGKPGGITATRLPNGLTVILREMRQAPVVSVWCWYRVGSRDERPGITGISHWVEHMNFKGTRTIPKKDITRLIELAGGTWNGYTWLDVTTYLETVQSDSLEAMLRLEASRMTECLYSKTEVDRERTVVISELQGGENDPRSFLEKEISGTALQAHPYRWPTIGYLSDLQAITRDDLYAHYRRYYVPNNAILVVAGDFATPEALRLVRRLFGRLPRGADLPAVRTVEPRQEGERRLTLRRPSGAAYLDVAFHAPAVTDPDFAVMLALDGILAGGPTVNPWAGHGGRGSSKSSRLYRALIEGNLASDVSTSVLPTRHPYLYRIAATAKEGVDPGRIEAALSAEIDRLSKGDIPARDLERAVNQFQARYALESESATDAAHQLGFFETVASHTIFLDLPRRVAAVRVEDVARLARARLRADGRTVGILLPAGPSEVPAAGPSRGPRG from the coding sequence ATGACCAGCCGCAGGAGGCGGACGAGGGGACGCGGCGGCCTGCGGGCGGGGGCCAGGGCCGCGAAACCGCGCGGGAAGCCGGGCGGGATCACCGCGACCAGGCTCCCCAACGGCCTGACGGTCATCCTGCGCGAGATGCGCCAGGCGCCGGTCGTCTCGGTCTGGTGCTGGTACCGCGTCGGCTCGCGCGACGAACGGCCCGGGATCACCGGCATCTCCCACTGGGTCGAGCACATGAACTTCAAGGGAACGAGGACGATCCCCAAGAAGGACATCACCCGCCTGATCGAGCTGGCGGGCGGCACCTGGAACGGATACACCTGGCTCGACGTCACGACCTATCTCGAGACGGTCCAGAGCGACTCCCTGGAGGCGATGCTGCGACTCGAGGCGTCCCGCATGACCGAGTGCCTGTACTCGAAGACCGAGGTCGATCGCGAGCGCACCGTGGTGATCTCCGAGCTGCAGGGGGGGGAGAACGACCCGCGCTCCTTTCTCGAGAAAGAGATCTCGGGGACCGCCCTGCAGGCGCATCCCTACCGCTGGCCGACGATCGGCTACCTGTCGGACCTGCAGGCGATCACGCGCGACGACCTGTACGCGCATTACCGCCGGTACTATGTGCCCAACAACGCCATCCTCGTGGTCGCCGGCGACTTCGCAACGCCTGAGGCTCTGCGTCTGGTGCGGCGCCTTTTCGGACGCCTGCCGCGCGGGGCCGATCTCCCGGCGGTCCGGACCGTCGAGCCGCGGCAGGAGGGGGAGCGCCGGCTGACCCTTCGCCGCCCCTCCGGCGCCGCTTATCTGGACGTCGCGTTCCACGCCCCGGCCGTGACCGACCCGGACTTCGCCGTGATGCTGGCCCTCGACGGCATCCTCGCGGGCGGCCCGACGGTGAACCCCTGGGCGGGGCACGGCGGCCGCGGGTCGAGCAAGTCGTCGCGCCTGTATCGCGCCCTCATCGAAGGGAACCTGGCGAGCGACGTCTCGACTTCGGTCCTGCCGACGCGCCATCCTTATCTTTACCGGATCGCGGCGACGGCGAAGGAGGGGGTCGATCCCGGGCGGATCGAGGCGGCCCTCTCGGCCGAGATCGATCGCCTGTCGAAGGGAGACATCCCCGCCCGCGACCTGGAGCGGGCCGTCAACCAGTTCCAGGCGCGCTACGCGCTCGAGTCGGAAAGCGCCACCGACGCGGCCCACCAGCTCGGCTTCTTCGAGACCGTGGCCAGCCATACGATCTTCCTGGACCTGCCGCGCCGGGTCGCCGCCGTCCGCGTCGAGGACGTCGCCCGGCTGGCCCGCGCCCGGCTGCGGGCCGACGGGCGGACCGTGGGAATCCTCCTGCCGGCCGGCCCTTCGGAGGTTCCGGCGGCCGGCCCGTCCCGGGGACCGCGCGGATGA
- a CDS encoding D-aminoacylase, translating into MRPRTANAVIPFVLLAAATTVGGARAEAPAGAAPAAARAGVTDAARPPETYDVILRGGRIVDGSGNPWFTGDLAIRGDRIAAVGGLGKARARRTIDARGLVVAPGFIDLLGQSEITVLVDPHVRSKITQGITTELTGEGGSVAPQTAFTIEDMMPGIAEYGLTIDWRDFDGYFRRLKTKGSSINFAHLVGATQVRQAVIKSDNRLPNAEELEAMKRHVARAMEAGAFGLSSSLIYPPASFSDTHELVEMAKVAAKYGGIYASHIRNEAEEIIPALKEAETIGEQASIPVEVWHLKAAGRQNWGRMKEIIAEIESARARGIDITADIYPYPAAATGLAASLPPTASEGGVARLVARLKDPAERDRIRKEIENPAGGWESLFHNVGGPEGVLVVGVSTQANKKYQGKRLSEIARMRGVDPFEAMFDLLVEENGAVSCVYFAMSEEDVRTAMATPWVAFNCDAGGVSPEGVLGLSSTHPRAYGTFPRILGRYVREDKVLRLEDAVRKMTSLAAQKLGLRDRGLLRPGMFADITVFDPDKVIDLATFDAAHQYSAGIVHVFVNGAPVVDQGKITDRLPGRILRGPGYRPAADRG; encoded by the coding sequence ATGAGGCCAAGGACAGCGAACGCGGTGATTCCCTTCGTCCTGCTCGCCGCCGCGACGACAGTCGGGGGGGCGCGCGCCGAGGCGCCGGCCGGGGCGGCTCCCGCCGCGGCCCGTGCGGGCGTGACCGACGCCGCGAGGCCCCCCGAGACCTACGACGTCATCCTGCGCGGAGGACGGATCGTGGACGGCTCCGGCAACCCCTGGTTCACGGGGGACCTGGCGATTCGAGGCGATCGGATTGCCGCCGTCGGCGGCCTCGGAAAGGCCCGGGCGCGCCGCACGATCGACGCGCGCGGGCTGGTCGTGGCGCCCGGGTTCATCGACCTCCTCGGCCAGTCCGAGATCACCGTCCTGGTCGACCCGCACGTGCGGAGCAAGATCACCCAGGGGATCACGACCGAGCTGACCGGCGAGGGGGGCTCGGTGGCGCCGCAGACCGCGTTCACCATCGAGGACATGATGCCGGGCATCGCCGAGTACGGGCTCACCATCGACTGGCGCGACTTCGACGGCTACTTCAGGCGCCTGAAGACCAAGGGATCCTCGATCAACTTTGCCCACCTCGTCGGGGCCACCCAGGTCCGCCAGGCGGTGATCAAGAGCGACAACCGGCTGCCGAACGCCGAGGAGCTCGAAGCCATGAAGCGCCACGTGGCGCGCGCCATGGAGGCCGGCGCCTTCGGCCTGTCCAGCTCCCTGATCTACCCGCCGGCCAGCTTCTCCGACACGCACGAGCTGGTCGAGATGGCGAAGGTCGCCGCGAAGTACGGCGGCATCTACGCCTCCCACATCCGGAACGAAGCGGAGGAGATCATCCCCGCCCTGAAGGAGGCCGAGACCATCGGCGAGCAGGCCTCGATCCCGGTCGAGGTCTGGCACCTCAAGGCGGCCGGCCGGCAGAACTGGGGGCGGATGAAGGAGATCATCGCCGAAATCGAATCGGCCCGCGCGCGCGGCATCGACATCACCGCCGACATCTATCCCTATCCCGCGGCGGCCACCGGCCTCGCCGCCAGCCTGCCGCCGACGGCGTCGGAGGGAGGCGTCGCCAGGCTCGTGGCCCGACTCAAGGACCCGGCCGAGCGCGACCGCATCCGCAAGGAGATCGAAAACCCCGCGGGCGGATGGGAGAGCCTGTTCCACAACGTCGGCGGTCCCGAAGGCGTCCTGGTCGTCGGCGTCAGCACCCAGGCCAACAAGAAGTACCAGGGGAAGCGCCTCTCCGAGATCGCCCGCATGCGCGGGGTCGATCCCTTCGAGGCGATGTTCGACCTCCTGGTCGAGGAGAACGGAGCGGTCAGCTGCGTCTATTTCGCGATGTCGGAGGAGGACGTGCGCACGGCCATGGCGACGCCCTGGGTGGCCTTCAACTGCGACGCCGGCGGCGTGTCGCCGGAGGGGGTCCTCGGATTGTCCTCGACCCATCCGCGCGCCTACGGGACCTTTCCGCGAATCCTCGGCCGCTACGTCCGCGAGGACAAGGTCCTGCGCCTGGAGGATGCGGTGCGCAAGATGACGTCGCTCGCGGCCCAGAAACTCGGCCTGCGCGACCGCGGCCTGCTGCGTCCGGGGATGTTCGCCGACATCACCGTGTTCGACCCGGACAAGGTCATCGACCTCGCGACCTTCGACGCCGCGCACCAGTACTCCGCGGGGATCGTCCACGTCTTCGTCAACGGCGCGCCGGTCGTCGACCAGGGGAAGATCACCGACCGCCTGCCCGGCCGCATCCTGCGCGGCCCCGGATACCGGCCGGCGGCGGATCGAGGCTAG
- a CDS encoding pitrilysin family protein has protein sequence MSAETSRAALSNGLVVVARQNPAAKSIAIRLVLEAGAAFDPPGREGTAALAGDLVDRGAGSLTAEQIADYFDYLGVAFECGARRDTLEVEIRLLAQHLPGVLERLRILIAEPTFPEEELRREKGQVLTSIAERDQDTAAVAEMALAEALFPEGHPYRSPRLGTRASIESIERRDLAAFHRARIGPGGSVLSLVGDLDPRRAMDLVAGLFGSWAGARVVRAAIPDPPARTREIVVSRPIEGKTQADIGLGFPGIRRLSPDLPAVLVLNNILGEFALGGRLGNAIRDRAGLAYYVYSRFTAGIGAGPLAVRAGVAPQGIRKAIDLMRKTIGRLRRRGVTAAEMKDSQSALAASIPRRMETNPESASVLADAEFFGQGIDYPERLPRLIREVTRAQVEDAAERYLTLGRHVLVVSGPKFDKETL, from the coding sequence ATGAGCGCCGAGACGTCGCGCGCCGCCCTCTCGAACGGCCTCGTCGTCGTCGCACGCCAGAACCCCGCCGCGAAGTCGATCGCCATCCGGCTGGTCCTGGAAGCCGGCGCCGCCTTCGATCCTCCGGGCAGGGAGGGGACGGCGGCCCTGGCGGGGGACCTGGTCGATCGCGGCGCCGGGTCGCTCACCGCCGAGCAGATCGCCGACTACTTCGACTACCTCGGGGTCGCCTTCGAGTGCGGCGCACGGCGCGACACGCTCGAGGTCGAGATCCGCCTGCTGGCGCAGCACCTGCCCGGCGTCCTCGAGCGCCTGCGCATCCTGATCGCCGAGCCGACCTTTCCCGAGGAGGAGCTGCGGCGCGAGAAGGGACAGGTCCTGACCTCGATCGCCGAGCGCGACCAGGACACCGCGGCCGTGGCGGAGATGGCCCTGGCCGAGGCGCTCTTCCCCGAAGGGCACCCCTACAGAAGCCCGCGCCTCGGGACGCGCGCCAGCATCGAGAGCATCGAGCGTCGCGACCTGGCCGCCTTCCACCGCGCCCGGATCGGCCCCGGGGGTTCCGTCCTGAGCCTCGTGGGGGACCTCGATCCGCGCCGGGCCATGGATCTGGTCGCCGGACTGTTCGGCTCCTGGGCGGGGGCCAGGGTGGTGCGCGCCGCCATCCCGGACCCGCCCGCGCGGACGCGCGAGATCGTCGTGTCGCGCCCGATCGAGGGGAAGACGCAGGCCGATATCGGCCTCGGCTTCCCGGGAATCAGGCGCCTGTCGCCCGACCTGCCGGCGGTCCTGGTGCTGAACAACATCCTGGGCGAGTTCGCCCTCGGCGGCCGCCTCGGGAACGCGATCCGCGATCGGGCCGGCCTCGCCTACTATGTCTATTCCCGCTTCACCGCGGGGATCGGGGCGGGCCCGCTCGCGGTCCGGGCCGGCGTGGCGCCCCAGGGCATCAGAAAGGCGATCGATCTGATGCGCAAGACGATCGGGCGGCTGCGGCGCCGCGGAGTGACCGCGGCGGAGATGAAGGACTCGCAGAGCGCCCTCGCCGCCTCGATTCCGCGCCGCATGGAGACCAACCCCGAGTCGGCGTCGGTCCTCGCCGACGCCGAGTTCTTCGGCCAGGGGATCGACTATCCCGAGAGACTCCCCCGCCTCATACGCGAGGTGACCAGAGCGCAGGTGGAGGACGCGGCGGAACGGTACCTGACGCTCGGCCGCCATGTCCTCGTCGTGTCGGGCCCGAAGTTCGACAAGGAGACCCTATGA